In a genomic window of Mycoplasma iguanae:
- a CDS encoding deoxyribonuclease IV, producing MIKLGSHVSFKKPGYLHAAITESIANGANCAMIYMGAPQSTMRANVQNYQLFEYLRDFKDIIKPEDIIVHAPYITNAASEEKFQFANNFLIQEIERMNYIGAKYLVLHPGAYTKFTKQSALNQLIKSIDYILENTKDVEIILETMAGKGTEIGTTYEDLIYVLDNVKSNRKGICLDTCHVWDAGYNLHNYDQFIEDLKDKRVLEYLKVIHLNDSKNALFSKKDRHENIGKGYIGVDILKRIVHDPLFDNIPIILETPWVDNKPIYKEEIKLLLDK from the coding sequence ATGATTAAATTGGGAAGTCATGTTTCTTTTAAAAAACCTGGATATTTACATGCTGCAATTACTGAATCGATTGCTAATGGTGCCAACTGTGCCATGATTTACATGGGAGCTCCACAAAGCACAATGCGCGCAAATGTGCAAAATTATCAATTATTTGAGTATTTAAGAGATTTTAAAGATATTATTAAACCCGAAGACATAATAGTTCATGCACCATATATTACAAATGCAGCAAGTGAAGAAAAATTTCAGTTTGCTAATAATTTTTTAATTCAAGAAATTGAAAGAATGAACTATATTGGAGCTAAATATTTAGTACTTCATCCGGGAGCTTATACTAAGTTTACTAAGCAAAGTGCTTTAAATCAACTGATTAAAAGTATTGATTATATTTTAGAAAATACTAAAGATGTAGAAATTATTTTAGAAACAATGGCTGGAAAAGGCACAGAAATCGGTACCACTTATGAAGATTTAATTTATGTTTTGGATAATGTTAAATCCAACAGAAAAGGTATTTGTTTAGATACTTGTCACGTTTGAGATGCAGGTTATAATTTGCACAATTATGATCAATTTATAGAAGATTTAAAAGATAAAAGAGTGTTAGAGTATTTAAAAGTAATTCACTTAAATGATTCAAAAAATGCTCTTTTTAGTAAAAAAGATCGTCACGAAAATATTGGTAAAGGATATATTGGAGTTGATATTTTAAAAAGGATTGTACATGATCCTTTATTTGATAATATACCTATAATTTTGGAAACACCATGGGTAGATAACAAACCTATTTATAAAGAAGAAATTAAATTACTTTTAGATAAATAA
- the metG gene encoding methionine--tRNA ligase, translated as MKQKTFYITTPIYYPSGDLHIGHLYTTTIAWVIKNYKKMMGYDVKFLTGSDEHGQKIAKKAAELKMSEQDYVDMQVEKFVQLWKKAKIDYDYFSRTTSPKHKQIVKNVFNKMLEKGYIYKGEYTGLYSINDEEFLTQTQAKFENGKYYHPLSGHELQEISEESYFFKMDLFEKWWKEEIEPKNDFIIPKKILNELAKNFVDKGLEQLSVTRISFNWGIKIDQDPKHVIYVWLDALFNYLTALNYSLENDQDYQKYWVNGDEIVHIVGKEIARFHCIYWPTMLKSLDIKLPTKIITHGWLITPEGKMSKSKGNVINPLELLEKFHPEIIKFYLVAVINFSNDGIFDEKQLVEVYNNKLANNYGNLISRTVAMFQQSFSKPVKYFPEKFTVLEKDIFEKITEKSAEYKARFDDFEIDKAIATAMSLSSELNNYIDLSQPWKLKENLERLEVVLNTLINGIYAVSVMLSPILHEKTQQVVQQLKINLAWDQILNFEKFDNVILEKADALFQRIK; from the coding sequence ATGAAACAAAAAACATTTTACATTACTACACCAATTTATTATCCATCAGGCGATTTACACATCGGACATTTATACACAACCACAATTGCTTGAGTAATTAAAAACTATAAAAAAATGATGGGTTATGATGTTAAATTTTTAACAGGATCAGATGAACATGGACAAAAAATTGCTAAAAAGGCTGCAGAACTTAAAATGTCAGAGCAAGATTATGTTGATATGCAAGTTGAAAAATTTGTTCAACTTTGAAAAAAAGCTAAAATTGATTATGATTATTTTTCTAGAACAACTAGCCCCAAACACAAACAAATTGTCAAAAATGTCTTTAACAAAATGTTAGAAAAAGGCTATATCTACAAAGGTGAATACACAGGTTTATACTCAATTAATGATGAAGAATTTTTAACTCAAACGCAAGCTAAATTTGAGAATGGAAAATATTATCATCCTTTAAGTGGTCATGAATTACAAGAAATTTCTGAAGAATCATATTTTTTTAAAATGGATCTTTTTGAAAAATGATGAAAAGAAGAAATTGAACCTAAAAATGATTTTATTATTCCTAAAAAAATTCTTAATGAACTTGCAAAAAACTTCGTTGATAAAGGTTTGGAACAATTATCAGTTACAAGAATTTCCTTTAATTGAGGAATCAAAATTGATCAAGATCCCAAACATGTTATTTATGTTTGATTAGATGCTTTATTCAACTATCTTACAGCTTTAAACTACAGCCTTGAAAATGATCAAGATTATCAAAAATATTGAGTTAACGGTGATGAAATTGTGCACATTGTTGGTAAAGAAATTGCCCGTTTCCACTGTATTTATTGACCTACAATGCTAAAATCTTTAGATATTAAATTACCTACCAAAATTATTACTCATGGTTGATTAATTACTCCTGAAGGAAAAATGTCAAAATCAAAAGGCAATGTTATCAATCCCCTTGAACTATTAGAAAAGTTTCACCCTGAAATAATTAAATTCTATTTAGTTGCAGTAATTAATTTTTCAAATGATGGAATTTTTGATGAAAAACAATTAGTTGAAGTTTATAACAATAAACTAGCAAATAATTATGGAAATTTAATTTCTAGAACAGTAGCAATGTTTCAACAATCATTTAGTAAACCTGTAAAATATTTCCCTGAAAAATTTACTGTTCTAGAAAAAGATATCTTTGAAAAAATAACAGAAAAAAGTGCTGAATACAAAGCTAGATTTGATGACTTTGAAATTGATAAAGCTATTGCAACTGCAATGTCACTTTCAAGTGAATTGAATAATTATATTGATTTATCTCAACCTTGAAAATTAAAAGAAAATTTAGAGCGATTAGAAGTTGTATTAAATACTTTAATCAACGGAATTTATGCAGTTAGTGTAATGTTATCACCAATTTTACATGAGAAAACACAGCAAGTAGTTCAGCAACTAAAAATAAATTTAGCTTGAGATCAAATTTTGAATTTTGAAAAATTTGATAATGTTATTTTAGAAAAAGCTGATGCTTTGTTCCAAAGAATAAAATAA
- a CDS encoding tRNA1(Val) (adenine(37)-N6)-methyltransferase — translation MKQKIIKNSLGYDSDLYVYQDKNMFNYSVDTILLGNFLTINSKVEKILEIGTNNGALSIFISKRKNNLKIDAIEIQKKAYELAQKNLELNQIKNIHLINQDFNDFYKDHSKQQAKKYDAIVCNPPFYKIENNLQRISSNDEILIATHEVKLNLEQIILGSSKIIQQKGYLALVLPVERLIDCIFLMRKYNFEPKRLQMVHPREDKKAKFALIEARFNSGWGTKFENNIYLHPIDKNDHRYRKTVIALYKPIKVRGK, via the coding sequence TTGAAACAAAAGATCATAAAAAATTCATTAGGTTATGATTCTGATTTATATGTTTATCAAGATAAAAATATGTTTAATTACTCTGTAGACACAATTTTGCTTGGTAATTTTTTAACTATTAATAGTAAAGTTGAAAAAATTTTGGAAATTGGAACTAATAACGGTGCTTTATCAATCTTTATTAGTAAAAGAAAAAATAATTTAAAAATTGATGCAATTGAAATTCAAAAAAAAGCTTATGAATTGGCGCAAAAAAATTTAGAATTAAATCAAATTAAAAATATTCATTTAATTAATCAAGATTTCAATGATTTTTACAAAGATCATAGTAAACAACAAGCTAAAAAGTACGATGCCATTGTTTGTAATCCACCTTTTTATAAAATTGAAAATAATTTACAAAGAATTAGTTCTAATGATGAAATATTAATTGCTACTCATGAAGTTAAATTAAATTTGGAACAAATAATTTTAGGTTCAAGTAAAATTATTCAACAAAAGGGTTATTTAGCTTTAGTACTTCCAGTAGAACGTTTAATTGATTGTATTTTTTTAATGCGTAAATACAATTTTGAACCTAAAAGGTTACAGATGGTGCATCCTCGAGAAGATAAAAAAGCTAAATTTGCTTTGATTGAAGCACGTTTTAATTCAGGGTGAGGAACAAAATTTGAAAATAATATTTATCTTCATCCCATAGATAAAAATGATCACAGATACCGGAAAACTGTTATAGCATTATATAAACCAATTAAGGTAAGGGGAAAATAA
- a CDS encoding M48 family metallopeptidase, which yields MFGQKYKYKIIVLNDKTFLGIYRDKEIIEYKILIKKLEKEYITDKINIFLAGQLKNKLQIFHDTYQKIMKVPEHKINIRKKKNSWATNHVNKKNIYYNFKLVHHDLEKIKYVVAHELAHYFEANHSKKFWEIVEKYEINWKKIRKRLNKGE from the coding sequence TTGTTTGGCCAAAAATATAAATATAAAATAATTGTTTTAAATGATAAAACATTCTTAGGTATTTATAGAGATAAGGAAATAATTGAGTATAAAATTTTGATTAAAAAATTAGAAAAAGAATATATTACAGATAAAATTAATATTTTTTTAGCTGGGCAACTAAAAAACAAACTGCAAATTTTTCACGATACTTACCAAAAAATTATGAAAGTTCCAGAACATAAAATTAACATTCGTAAGAAAAAAAATAGTTGAGCAACAAATCATGTTAATAAAAAAAATATTTATTATAATTTCAAGCTAGTACATCATGATTTGGAAAAAATTAAGTATGTAGTTGCCCATGAACTAGCGCACTATTTTGAAGCTAATCACTCTAAAAAATTTTGAGAAATAGTTGAAAAATATGAAATTAATTGAAAGAAAATACGAAAGAGATTAAATAAAGGTGAATAA
- a CDS encoding nuclease-related domain-containing protein: MEVFYIIFTILGLLVFLFLLTTFIYLNVHFGSQKSEIYKIGKLAEVEISQKLEKWAQVNNSIWIDGSLYKINKNILFEIDGILITSRAVIVVEMKSMSGTLLGIGNQPKLIKKIHDKEFEINNPIIQNEKHIDHILNVINKRGIPILSMIIYADRIKALRVSHVPEHVLLIKESEISDTMWEVYKNLKITMSKQDMKKLQLKILAAQTKNKKDQQKFELFYN, encoded by the coding sequence CCATTTTAGGCCTGTTAGTTTTCTTATTTTTACTTACTACTTTTATTTATTTAAATGTTCACTTTGGCAGTCAAAAGTCTGAAATATATAAAATTGGGAAATTAGCTGAGGTAGAAATTAGCCAAAAATTAGAAAAGTGAGCACAAGTTAACAATTCTATTTGAATTGATGGCTCACTTTACAAAATTAATAAAAATATTTTGTTTGAAATTGATGGAATCTTAATTACTTCTCGTGCAGTAATTGTAGTTGAAATGAAATCAATGAGTGGTACTCTTTTAGGAATTGGAAATCAACCAAAATTAATAAAAAAAATTCATGATAAAGAATTTGAAATAAACAATCCTATTATACAAAACGAAAAACACATTGATCATATTTTAAATGTTATTAATAAAAGAGGTATTCCTATTTTATCCATGATCATTTATGCTGATCGAATCAAAGCATTACGGGTAAGTCATGTGCCTGAACATGTTTTATTAATTAAAGAATCAGAAATTTCTGACACAATGTGAGAAGTTTATAAAAATTTGAAAATTACAATGTCAAAACAAGATATGAAAAAATTGCAATTAAAAATTTTAGCTGCTCAAACAAAAAATAAAAAGGATCAACAAAAATTTGAATTATTTTATAACTAA